From a single Salvelinus namaycush isolate Seneca chromosome 14, SaNama_1.0, whole genome shotgun sequence genomic region:
- the vwa1 gene encoding von Willebrand factor A domain-containing protein 1 gives MESRILFTCILVGMFLRKSCGQNSATEEVLNCCEGDILFLLDSSGSVSSYEYSRMLGFLSELLLPFSLGEDQVRVGLLQVGTQPRLEFGFDAHNTQSGLQEALGNTKALRGDTNTEEALRMAKDWVLKPGGAGGARTELPRVLVWLTDGVKPGDVIGPMEELREEGVAVLVISTGHGNYQVLRQVVTPPVESHLYFVDIDDMSIITEDLRDAIIEILWAERLQVRDVSTDSAVLQWRPVLAGLTGYYDIRFGPAPSGGVVGGGAGGPGTSPSTSGGQYQRLTRPGDSSTARLTGLKPDTTYTATLTPESNLQVLNPLSVTFTTKPEVLSPAVVTVSDSEANSVRVSWGPLQPESVQSFQVEYSALPGGKLHMTTVGREQNSTMLTNLQPDTQYLVTVSARHSYGQERAMSVKVCTEEVRPDLADLRLTTVGSDSVQVDWKASMDGLRGYWLTWEGQDGHGSTTAQRSSFYLPPNLLSTRLTHLPPATRVCVSPVYRTTRGKGLCCTAQFYSDASAWGHRS, from the exons ATGGAGAGTCGGATTTTGTTTACTTGCATACTGGTTGGAATGTTCCTGCGGAAATCATGTGGTCAAAACTCAGCAACTGAAGAAG tgtTGAACTGCTGTGAGGGCGACATCCTCTTCCTATTGGACTCCTCGGGCAGCGTCTCATCCTATGAGTACTCCCGCATGCTGGGCTTCCTGTCCGagctcctcctccccttctcattGGGCGAGGACCAGGTGAGGGTGGGGCTACTGCAGGTGGGCACCCAACCCCGCCTCGAGTTTGGCTTTGATGCCCACAATACCCAATCTGGCCTCCAGGAGGCACTGGGGAACACCAAGGCTCTGAGGGGCGACACCAATACAGAGGAGGCCCTCAGGATGGCCAAGGACTGGGTGCTGAAGCCTGGAGGGGCCGGGGGGGCCAGGACAGAGCTACCCAGGGTTCTAGTGTGGCTGACGGACGGGGTGAAGCCGGGTGATGTGATTGGACCAATGGAGGAGCTGAGAGAGGAGGGCGTGGCCGTTCTGGTGATCTCCACGGGCCACGGGAACTACCAGGTGCTGCGGCAGGTGGTCACCCCACCTGTGGAGTCACACCTGTACTTTGTGGACATCGACGATATGAGTATCATCACCGAGGACCTGAGGGATGCCATTattg AGATCCTCTGGGCTGAACGGCTCCAGGTGCGAGATGTGTCCACAGACAGCGCTGTGCTGCAGTGGCGACCGGTTTTGGCCGGTTTGACCGGCTATTATGACATCCGGTTTGGACCGGCTCCCAGTGGGGGAGTGGttggaggaggagcaggggggCCTGGTACCAGCCCCAGTACCAGCGGTGGCCAGTACCAGAGACTCACCCGGCCAGGGGACTCTAGCACGGCCAGGCTGACGGGACTAAAGCCAGACACCACCTACACAGCCACACTGACTCCTGAGTCCAACCTGCAGGTGCTCAACCCCCTCTCCGTCACCTTCACCACTAAGCCAG AGGTGTTGAGCCCAGCCGTGGTGACGGTGTCTGACTCAGAGGCCAACAGTGTGAGGGTGAGCTGGGGTCCTCTGCAGCCAGAGTCTGTCCAGAGCTTCCAGGTGGAGTACTCAGCACTCCCGGGGGGGAAGCTTCACATGACTACTGTGGGCCGGGAGCAGAACTCCACCATGCTGACCAACCTCCAGCCAGACACCCAGTACCTGGTCACCGTGAGCGCCCGTCACTCCTATGGCCAGGAGAGGGCCATGTCTGTCAAAGTGTGCACTGAGGAGG TGAGGCCGGATCTTGCAGACCTGCGGCTGACCACGGTGGGCAGTGACTCTGTGCAGGTGGACTGGAAAGCCAGCATGGACGGCCTCAGGGGCTACTGGCTCACCTGGGAGGGACAGGACGGCCACGGCTCTACCACAGCCCAGCGCTCCTCCTTCTACCTGCCCCCCAACTTACTGTCCACACGTCTGACACACCTGCCCCCCGCCACCAGAGTGTGTGTGTCGCCTGTATACCGGACGACACGCGGGAAGGGCCTCTGCTGCACGGCCCAGTTTTATTCAG ATGCATCGGCTTGGGGCCACAGATCATAA